A region of the Babylonia areolata isolate BAREFJ2019XMU chromosome 10, ASM4173473v1, whole genome shotgun sequence genome:
CTCAGTATTGTTTTCCGCTCCAGAGTGCGTTGCTTTGGGTTGCGGTTCCTTTTGTACTGCTTCCGTTTCTTGCCTCGTTTCCGTGCTTTGCGGCCAGAGGACGCTGCGCTGGTGGTTGGGACGTTGCCGTCTGGCTTCTTCTGgccctgctgcttcttcttcttcttctgcagccgCTGGTGCCAGGTCTGAAACAGTCCCACAAGCAGGTCGCTCTGTCACAGTGCGTCACAGGGATGTGTCTTACAGCCCACATTATAGATCCAACATAACGCAGCTAAACGCTTCTACAATGCGTCAAGAACCTCAGttgtaatgaatatatatatatatatatatatatatatatatatatatatatatatgtatatatactacaTCTACTATACATCAAAAGCCACAGCTATGCTGGCTTAATACTTCTGCTATACGCCAAGAACCAGTCGTGCTGGCCTAACACTTCTACTAGTTGTGGTGGCTATACACTACTATCTCTATCATTCATCAAAAACACAACATTCACGTTGGCTTAACACTTCCGTTATatctaatatatatgtgtgtgtgtgtgtgtgtgtgtgtgtgtgtgtgtacatgtatcaaaAGCAGAGCTGGCTTAATACTTTCACAACATCTACTACACACCAAGAACCGCAgtagttgtgctggtggtggtggtgatgagtccATCCAGTCGCAACCACCCCTTTACTCCTCCCCTATCCACCCCTAACACCCCCTGCCAAagctccctgcccccacccccaacagatcCCCCCTCATAAACCCCAACCTCCGGCGgatgcccccctgcccccaccttcagatcaccccccaacccccacctccggaTCCCCCCTCCCTAAACCCCCACCTCCGaatcccccctaacctcccccctccagatcccccccccacctccgaatCTCCCCCCTTTAATCCCCACCTCcgcatcccacccacccaccccccttaaaaccccacctcctgaccccccgacccccctcccacccccataatCACGTCCCCTTCCAGatcccccccacccgacccccccccctccgcccaaaCACGcgcacaacccacacacaccttgacccGGGCGCCCCACTTGTCCCTCCACTTGACGGCCAGGGCGGTGTTGGGCGACAGCAGGAACCTCCCTTTGCTGACGCTCTCGTGGCCCATCAGCAGGTAGTGGCGCCCCGCGCGCAGCTTGGGGCACCCGCAGCTGCTGTTGGTCCACAGCGTCACGTGGTTGGAGCGCGGGAACTTGACCTGGCTGCAGAAGAGCACCTCCTCCACCTGGACCTTCACCGTCATCGTCTTGGCGTCCACCCGCTTCCGGCGAATGATCACTGCTCGGATCGCTGCGGTATATAGGTCAGGGGGACAAGGTCAAAGTCAGGGTCAAGGACAAGGACAGGGTCAGGACAAAAGAAATCAGGACtagggaaggaaaaggaagttCAAAGAGAAAGGGAAACTGTCCGATGATAAACAAGTGCTAatatcattgatgatgatgatgatgatgatgataatgataatgattaataataagaataatagtgatgataatggaaAGTTATATAGCGCCTTCAAATGCTCAAGACGCTTTACAGTAACTGCAAaaagtattacaaaaaaaaaaaaaaaaaaatccaacaaaaaaccaaaccagtaTGCTATGATGTATAAAACGAAGAGAAAACGAGtaacaacacattacacacacactcacagtcacacacatacacaatggtacacacacacacacacacttaaatgggcgcaagcatgcacacatacacacacacacacacacaagcgcgcactcacacacgcacgcgcgcatacaacacgcacacacgcgcagaggCAGCCACACAAGCACTCCTCACcgtccccatgcacacacatcacaatcaagCAATCACTCTGGAGGGAAACAGCAAGTTCTTGAATGGTAGTGAGGGGACAGGCCTTCATCACAGCAAAGGGGAAAGAGGTATGTTTTCAGACCTGACATGAAAGACTCTAAGGACTGACTGTGTCGGAGAGATTATGGTGGTAGAGCTATCATTGCTGCGGGTAAGAAAAAGGCGCATAACGTCGagtcattttttaaattttttttattattattagtgtgatTAAAAAATGTGAtggtgccttttctttctttcttttttctttcttttatatatatatatttttttaaatgatatttaAATGTACTacttgtgttgccttgtgtttcatattttctctgtgtgctgCGTATGTGCGCATATGTTTGGGGGCGgggtgagcgtgcgtgcatgattGTGAAAAGAAACACTTTATTCAgctgactttttttccccttcttttttctgtgtatgttgtcAATATATTTTACCGTTCCAATAGTATCTGTACTGCAACACATGtcgacttcaccacacttaattccTCTAAATGAAAtgatgtctttctctttctgcatataatgataataataataatagtatttatatagcgctgaatcttgtgcagagacaaatctaagcgctttcacaccagtcattcacacacatgcataactctaaaactgaaaaaaaacaactgaagacaaggaagaggtaggggagggaggctattttgtgaagaggtgggttttaaggccagacttgaaagagctgagtgcggagacctgacgaagcgaaagaggaagttcattccaaatacaaggtccagagacagagaaagaacggtgtccaacagtggagtgtttgaatctgcgtATGCGTAAACAGTGTATACACCGCCAACTTAGAACATGGGGTACCGTGCTATGCTTGACTAAAAGAAAATTATGCTTCCAAGTAAATtcaagacactctctctctctcaccaaaattATTAGTAATGGAATAAACGTGCACGTTAAAAAagggaacaaaagaagaagaaggaaaaagcttTTGTCATTTTGATAAGTGACTAAAAAATTGTTTCATAATGTGGGGACAGTCAACTTACCGTAATCATACTTGTGTTTTCGAAACATCTTCTTGACTCGCTTCTTGCGTTTCTTGCACTTGCAGCCTGAAACAGAGACATGACGAGGTTAATTGATTAATACTGCAGAActacagtcttctctctctctctttatttttttctctttttttttttttagtctttcgtCAGTAATCGGACAAACCTGCGTTGATTTTGCGAGTGTTATAAAAAGGaaagtatattatatatatatatatatatatatatatatatatatatatatatatatacaagaaaacaaacaaacaaacaaaaaaacaccaactaatCTTATCAGTGATTTAACAAAGAGTAACACCATCATGTGCATTTGCAGAGGATTATTACAACAGGATTTGCCTGTTTAAACATGAATAAACGGCCGTGATCCACCAGTCTAACGTTTCACTGTCAAAAATATACTCAAGGGGTCTAGAAAATCTCTTATCAACCATACATCAAAAGGTATCCGGTGTATTGTTGATGATCTTTAAAATGTGGTTCAAACTAACAAGATTACTGGATTCATCGTCGTGCTTCTAACAAAAACAGACTGCTCAAAGTCAAACCATTTTGATTTAGCATTTTTCTTCGTCCATGAACCTTAAGAAAAACAACCCAAATCTGCGCTTTCTATTGATGTTTTTCAtgttttcaaacacacaaacacacaagctaaGATACCTTCATGAACTATAAGTTCTAGAAGTCAATTAACGGATGTTATGAACTGGGTAAGAGGGTCTGAGACGGTAAAGAAAAGGGAATCGATTAAAACATGTGTCAGTTCATAGGAATGAAATAAATCAttcttaagaagaaaaaaaaaagattaaaaggtGGCTAGGGTGCGGGTGGGGTGGCTGTCTGTactcaaaagcaaaaataaatcaatcagtGGTTTGGGGGAACGGCTCCCAATTCAGTCGCCAGTCCTGACACAACCGCGTCCACTTCCATGGCTAGCCCTTCCCTTGTTTCTCTTGTTTATGGACGGGAAAATCAGGAAACCAATTTCCCATGTTgtcattctttttcattttttttttcaaggtggatgagtgtgtgtgtgtgtgtgtgtgtgtgtgtgtgtgtgtgtgtgtgtgtgtgtgtgtgtgtgtgtgttgtctgtctcagtccttGGATTGTTGACATCACGTCAGTTCCAACTAGTGTCGACTAAAAGAGCAAGAAGACAAAGAGGCCAGGCAGTGAGCGGGGGCGCCCCATCACACCACAAGCCACACGGCGTGACGCTGGCACTGCACGGGAACACACTAGGGGTTATAGTAAAGGGGGCGGTCAGGTTTCCCTGTCGAGGCGTCAACACCCCTCTTGCCTGGCCCATTAAGGTGTCCACCCGGGACCAGGGGACAAAtcaaggggtggtgggaggggcctAGCAGGAGAAACCAACACCTGTACCCGGGACTAAGGTAAAAAGGAAGGGGTATCGGTCCTTACACATCGTAAGCCCAGCCTTTGAACTTGAAACTAAGAACCCTAAGTAGCATTAGCTCCCCACGTCTCTCTCAGTCGCCCGGTGAATTATCTCTCCCCTGGCCGGGATCCCACCCAGGTTGAGGCCCGGCTCCAGCCTTCGCCACACCGTCTGGGCGTCCTGCCTGGGCGGCGATCGTTAGCGATCCAAATCCCCTCTAAGCCCTTTATGAATTCAAAATCCCTTTTAGATGCCCCGATGAATTCAAAACCTCTGTTCTAAACGAACGTCTGTCAGGCCTGCTTTGGGCCCAACAAGGGACACGACTCTCTTGACTAGACAGCCAAAGGGAAACGACtgttccttcccctccaccccctcaccccttccgtTTTCCAAGCAGAGCAGACGCTGGGGTGAGCGGGGAAGAAATGAGCTGTCAGCCCCATACTGAGCAGCGCGCGGGTGGGGGGCTTTGTATGGGGCCTTTGAGCAGCTACCCGTTTGCTACCCGATATCTGTGTGCATTCACCTTGTGGCTCTTTGATCTGGGCAGCGGCTGGAGTCAGCTGACGTCGCTAGGTTGTTTCATTAGTTTAACGTCAACAGCGACGTGAGCGCGACAGCTCCGTCTATGGGAGACTGGTAGATTTCCAACTTTTGTTGCTGAAAAGTTAAAACAATTTTCTTAAACTTCTGGCTCGATTGCATCGTTAGCCGGAACTTTCTTTGGACACTGGACTCCTTTGGGAGCGTTCCGAAGGaaattctgactctctctcttgctctgtctgtgtgtccatcagaAATGAGTGTAGAGGCAGTGGGTCTTATCAATCCTTCAACAGTTTATGATGTAAAACTCGAAACAAGTGTTACACTTGAAATAATCAGTGCATCGGTTACTTGGAAGCTTGGAGGAgggcgggaaggggtggggtctcttttcttgtctttggGATCgggtgttaaaaaagaaaaaaaaaagatcacaaaaTAAGACTCCCTTTCCATCTCCTTCCGGAGTTCTCGATCTAAAAGCAGTCTCttatcccctgcccccctccatcccacccacaGCAGGATTTTCACTCTTTTTCCATTGTGCAA
Encoded here:
- the LOC143286525 gene encoding secreted frizzled-related protein 3-like, which translates into the protein MIGSSSAFELHRLDTCEPIGIPRCRAMPYNMTRMPNLLHHSTQENARLAFDQFHVLLDRNCSEVLLFLLCAMYAPICTVAFQPEPIPPCRGVCERARAGCEPLMNAYNASWPEALSCSRLPRYERGVCVSPEAIVTPSSTPGKRCKCKKRKKRVKKMFRKHKYDYAIRAVIIRRKRVDAKTMTVKVQVEEVLFCSQVKFPRSNHVTLWTNSSCGCPKLRAGRHYLLMGHESVSKGRFLLSPNTALAVKWRDKWGARVKTWHQRLQKKKKKQQGQKKPDGNVPTTSAASSGRKARKRGKKRKQYKRNRNPKQRTLERKTILSNRNLTR